In Zingiber officinale cultivar Zhangliang chromosome 1A, Zo_v1.1, whole genome shotgun sequence, a genomic segment contains:
- the LOC122009712 gene encoding putative pumilio homolog 8, chloroplastic: MAMHQHGCCLLQRCLEHSGGAHRVNITMQIVDHAFSLALDPFGNYAIQYVLKKRSPIVNSRLVSQFSGYYITLSMQKFSSNVVEKCLECFEEEGQAGIVQELLSVPRFEELLQDQYANYVIKAALNHTQGYLRAELEAAILPHIALRNHPHCKRIFSIVLGKH; encoded by the exons ATGGCGATGCATCAACATGGATGTTGCCTTTTGCAACGCTGTCTAGAACACTCCGGTGGAGCACACAGAGTAAATATTACCATGCAAATAGTTGATCATGCCTTCTCCCTTGCACTAGATCCCTTTGG CAATTATGCGATTCAGTACGTCCTGAAGAAAAGATCACCAATCGTAAATTCACGACTGGTATCGCAATTTTCAGGATATTACATAACACTGTCGATGCAGAAGTTTAGCAGTAATGTGGTGGAGAAATGCTTGGAGTGCTTTGAAGAAGAAGGCCAGGCCGGAATTGTACAGGAATTGCTATCGGTGCCTCGGTTTGAAGAGCTACTCCAAGATCAATATGCAAATTATGTCATCAAAGCCGCGCTTAACCACACACAG GGATATCTCCGAGCTGAACTTGAAGCTGCAATTCTGCCTCACATTGCGCTTCGAAACCACCCTCACTGTAAGAGGATCTTCTCTATCGTTCTCGGAAAGCATTAA